DNA sequence from the Macrobrachium nipponense isolate FS-2020 chromosome 3, ASM1510439v2, whole genome shotgun sequence genome:
gtcaggaccctgaagttctatctaaaaaagaagacacagcacagcttcagggatgtcgccagagtctctggtgttcagtaagaaaccccaagaggcctatgtcaaagaatgcactggcgttctttgtcaggaACGTGATAACAGAAGCTCACAGGGACTGCCAAGAGAACTCCTTGGAAAGCTCGCTttagggtaaaagctcatgaagtctgtgcagttgcaacttccctatcttttactaagaatatgtcaatgagagacattttagcagcaacttattggagatgtaattctgatttgcatcccattatttaaaagacgttaaggtaacatacgagaaatgtttttcttggccgtatgtatcagcggatactatgctgggacatGGAGCGGATGctgatccttaaataattttgttgttttgtttcctttaatGACTATTTGTAACAatattggtgttgagttttttggGTTGCTtattgaaaggatgttcggggatgactcctttcaatcgtagtactaacctgACGATAGGATCatgtgatcgggatcagtgtcgtGCTTTATGataatgccattaggcaaggtgttttgtcatgtaagtggataggaccccattgacaaagatcctatgGTTCTGTTgtgtaagtgggtaagacccctttgacacaccatcaagaactcttagcatgaggtcactacctcgctgaggcgcTTGAAGCGATGCAGGCTACTAGGCAGTAggcatgaagtctttcgctaacacaggtaggaaaccaaggttttttatttttattacctacaacgtatgttgtttcctgtctatttcagtaaaattagctgtctcttaccctccgccaaagggtgccaatcagctaagttatatatctgacagggaagttgaatgtataaaaaatgttgtcatgatacaaataaagttttatacatacttacctggcagatatatacgattaaatggcccaacccagcctcccctcaggagacaggtggaagagaaaatctgacttagaaaacgggaatggttcctattcccgccacccagtggcggggcggtagatcacctgacctacctgtcagaGTGttccgcgaaattcgaatttctatcggggacgacggagtctatagctaagtatatattctgccaggaagtatgtataaactttattgtcatgacaataacatttttcagaCGGTGTTGGTTTCTCACTCCCCAGATAGTGGGGGCGGGtgggtatcacctgaccaaaacaaactagcgcttccgcaaatttaaaaaattctagctgccgacggttTTAGAAACTGTAGCTATGTTACTACTtagtaagtatgcataaaattttatattatcataAAGTCATTTTTTTAGTGGAGTATCATTAATATTACATTGATAGATATATACTTGCAAAAGTCGAATAATatttgtattgagaataatgataattttaataaaacttgttttactgtaatcatattgcatgtgttatcgtattacaatatatatgaaaagagcGATGATGCGTCATTTGCATTCTAGTTTTGTTTGACAGTCTTAAAATAATCAGCGGATCACGTTTTACCGATATCATCAATGTCttagttgctgaatggaacttaattcagagatacattccttttgtaaattatcaaagGTGGGTTTAACAAAGCAGattctatatcatgtttttcatGCAGACGTTGCCTAAAAGTACACCATTGGTTTGTTTCATTgccattctcaaacaaccgctcaataattttcatacacaattaTCGTTCATAAGAGTGAAGTGTTctaaacagttacaaacagctttgCGTGCTGCCTCACGTGATGttcactgcatttttttttataaaatcatggggaatatgaaaattgaaagtgtcataaaatcatttaaaaaatgcctTGGTTGGTACCGAAGATGATGTGTATGATATTGACGACAATTGACAACAAAGCCGAAGTCAACTcgccagaaccagactggaaACCCTATGATGGTGGCAGATGTGATCagtcttgtgatatgtatgaaaacctttaatggaaaattaatattgttatccTAAGTCTTATTACCGTAATTACAATACCACTGAAGTTTCTAAAAGGTTACcgaaagataaaggttgctgtTAGAGCAACCGTAATTCGATGTTTACATTCTCTCAGCTGGGATCACTTAGACAAAAGTTTGTTTCATTGATTTAGAAGTATTCCTCAAATGggctatttgttatgaagatagGCCAATACATATAGAAGGTAAAAACGGTTGTATTACCTTTACcatcagtttatttcataatgtgaatcttcagGTTAGGCTATACCACTGAGGCCGAGGCTAGCCTACCGATacacatcttagaattcaaggtttaaTTTTTAGAAGTGTAGTATAAGacgacccccaatttttagggatgaattttggaatttaaaggtcgtcttatactCAGAAATATACGGTATATTAAATCTAGGTTCTCAAACGTACAAGAAAGTAAATTATTTCATCTATTCTCAAAACTGCAACATTGAAATGGTTCTAGAGgaactgtacaaaaaaaaaaaatagtcattgcAACTTCCAGGATGTAGGCAATTCTCTCCTGAGGAGGGACGATTGTTGTACCTTAATGACATGGCATGTCTCTTCTCATTTCAGTTGGCCCTGTTTGCATCAGTGGTTGGAAACAAGACCAAATAACCAAACGTGTCCAGTGTGTAAAGCAGCGATATCACGTGAGAAAGTAATTCCATTGTATGGCAGAGGTTCAGGAAATCAACAAGATCCAAGGTTAGTGATAGTTGCTTTTTAGAAGTATGTTTTATGACTTACTTCAAGTGAATTCATTCTCagtctttctctccattctttaCTAATTGTGAGTCATCAGGTTATTTCATTGGGTCAAGTATTTTCTTGGCATGGTTTTACTGCTAATGAGGCTGCTAATAATCCTCATAAAGTTAAATGAGGTTTGAAAGTTAAAGagtagtttttatacattcaacttacctgccagatatatacttagctttagactccgtcgtccaaagcgaagtatatatctgcaggtaagtatgtataaaactttattgtatcataacaatatcatttttatcatgtaTTAGTTGAAGGATGCTTGAACCAATAGAAAAAAACTATAGTATAGTAAAGTAATATTGAATTAATATTATAGTTAACTGGCACCCAAATGAAACTGTTCCAGTTTAGATAATTTTCACTAATGGTTTATTATGGCGGCATAGTGTCCAATCATAGTCCTTGAAATATCCAGAGATAACTGTCATCCAGCTCCAAGAGTGGAAAACGTTAATGTCAGAATGTTTAttgaaatgaaggaaatgaatTGGCATCATTTTATGCTTTCAGGGATAAACTACCTCCCCGTCCTCCTGGTCAGCGGACGGTGACCAGAAACCTCAGAATGGTTATATGCAGGTTTGGCTTTGGTGAGGGAGGTGGTTTCCAGTTCCACTTTGGTATTGGTGCCTTTCCTTTTGGAATCTTTACAACATTTAATAATTGGGGTGGCGGTGCAGGAGTCCCTCCTGGTAGGTGCTGAaagtgtttattaattttatgtcgTATTATATTATGATGCAAGACTATGGCTTTCTTATTTACAAAAAGGTGCCATTATGAAAAGCTAATTTTGTTTGCAGACTTTTAACTAATAAGTATATCATGTGCTAGTTtctgaatataaagaaaaacttatcAGTATTGTCTGTAGCAAAGGCCTCGGACACCACAccaattttgtcagaatctttatTACCGATATATACTCGCGtgtcatgcgacttttgaagacctaattttttAGCTAATTTTTGGGGGGTCACATCATACAcgagatataaaattagcgtatgtaatattcacatactGGTATCATTTGATAGAATACAAACATACTGAATATGCATCATTTCcatagatcttttaaaaagttatgccttacttcactgcatccaataatattgtaatttgtttttccGATATTGactagttttattattaatatacaaacatagcaatcaatgttttggtttggtaaTCGGCTGAGGGCGATTGTGAAGTaagtttattttgttgtattgaaCTCGAATCAGAACGATTTTCTATCTAATTCATGTAAATGAATTTCAAGATACGTACTCTattgatatgggacaaggttattttatgttacatgaagtgttttcaagtcaaaatattacttgaatatgTATTGTTgtgaacaaaattaatttttttttaatagatggtgctgagggcatgcttgttgtgtaaaaaaaaaatcaacagattgccAGATTgtgttcgatattttcacttgatttcactagaatactacgagctttacataCATTCATCTTTTAtcggagtgaaaacagtaaaatgaaaatgtgtTATTTCATGCCAAATGGTTTTGATTAAAAgatgtttctctcaaattttgtttatggtcgagtttgatggtactataccgaAGTCTGcaggagtttcatccatgttgccagTGCACGATAATAGTAgttagcagatgaacattctttccttagcttcgaagctacaacttgcagcttaaatttagcagtacacGTATATGCCCATTGCAATCTTTTCTTCGTAGTGGataaggatatagtaatgtaaaaacatAACAGTCCTATTTCTacttaacatcatttgtaacataactatggtaattttttactatcgtacgatggttgaaatgcaagcgaAACCGCTGTTGTTATtggattcggttgttcatggcaaATCATCTGTTTCTGGCTTTATGCATTTACGCAACAAATAAAcattactaacaatacttttagcattctcttttacttttttttagcttaactagaagatgggatagataaagagatggaggagaaAGGTTTAgcctaactagaaaatgggatagataaaaaggaggaaaagagagcctattgtaatttggtctgaAAAATTGAACTCGCATTATACACGAGACACataatcaaataattttttaagggcgaaaatttgggggtcacatgatatgcgagatcacaGTGTTACATGAGTATATAATATGGTAGTACATGTGTTATTTTCATCCAGTGATTACAGTATTTAAGTAGAGATCTGTTTGGTAAGGTGTAATTTTCATTCATGAGAGTACACCCGGTTAAATTGGTAGTTCTGTATTTACTGTCAGAGTAAAGATTTAGAAATTGACTATGGACAGACTGGATTGTTCATATCCTTTGAATACTCAGTAATATGAAGGTGAAGGcttagataaagtgaaggaagatatggagggaagagtgtttggtggaggatgatgcctttgatagaaggcagtggagaaggcgcatcaggcaaccga
Encoded proteins:
- the LOC135221859 gene encoding LOW QUALITY PROTEIN: E3 ubiquitin-protein ligase RNF185-like (The sequence of the model RefSeq protein was modified relative to this genomic sequence to represent the inferred CDS: deleted 1 base in 1 codon), coding for MATAGPSSSNDSRSESSNNASGGAEGGEDTTDNSNFECNICLDTAKDAVISMCGHLFCWPCLHQWLETRPNNQTCPVCKAAISREKVIPLYGRGSGNQQDPRDKLPPRPPGQRTVTRNLRMVICRFGFGEGGGFQFHFGIGAFPFGIFTTFNNWGGGAGVPPAPGTQQYQEERFLSQVLMAMALLFLFWLILV